The proteins below are encoded in one region of Chelmon rostratus isolate fCheRos1 chromosome 21, fCheRos1.pri, whole genome shotgun sequence:
- the gpx9 gene encoding glutathione peroxidase 9: MANKSIYDFSAETLDGQQVPLSNYRGKVLLIINVATFUGSTIEEYHRLNALMEMFGDLNFTVLGFPCNQFGLQSPEVNHETLNILKYVRPGGEFVPKFPVFGKVEVNGLNEEPLFAYLKESLPFVNPVIGDIKKFYWSPIKVNDIRWNFEKFLITADGIPFKRYELHCPIEKVEKDIAELV; encoded by the exons ATGGCGAATAAATCAATCTATGATTTCTCTGCTGAGACCCTGGATGGACAGCAGGTTCCACTCAGTAACTACAGGGGTAAGGTGCTCCTTATCATCAACGTTGCCACCTTCTGAGGGTCAACAATAGAGGAG TACCACCGACTGAATGCACTGATGGAAATGTTTGGTGACCTCAACTTCACTGTCCTTGGATTCCCCTGCAACCAGTTCGGTCTTCAGTCACCTG agGTGAATCATGAAACCCTCAATATTCTTAAGTATGTGAGACCTGGCGGGGAGTTTGTGCCAAAGTTTCCTGTCTTTGGCAAGGTTGAGGTGAATGGATTAAATGAAGAGCCTCTTTTTGCCTATCTGAAG GAATCTTTGCCATTTGTGAACCCTGTTATTGGCGATATAAAGAAATTCTACTGGTCTCCAATCAAAGTTAATGACATTCGCTGGAATTTTGAGAAGTTCTTAATCACTGCAGATGGAATTCCCTTCAAAAG ATATGAACTTCATTGCCCCATTGAGAAAGTGGAGAAGGACATAGCAGAACTtgtctga
- the ndufb8 gene encoding LOW QUALITY PROTEIN: NADH dehydrogenase [ubiquinone] 1 beta subcomplex subunit 8, mitochondrial (The sequence of the model RefSeq protein was modified relative to this genomic sequence to represent the inferred CDS: substituted 1 base at 1 genomic stop codon) — MRTSHSVRXQQPVNMAGVVFRRWGLAVSKGKGSGISALLSGCRAASGVSKNTQLGPCPQTPEERAAAAKKYMMRVEDYEPYPDNGEGFGDYPKLPDRSQHERDPWYEWDHPDLRRNWGEPMHWNFDMFVRNRVDTSPTPVSWSSMRKQLFGFIGFMLFMFYVGEKFPSYQPVAPKQYPYNDLYLERGGDPEKQPEEVKHYEI; from the exons ATGCGTACTTCTCACTCTGTCAGATAGCAGCAGCCAGTAAACATGGCTGGTGTTGTTTTCCGACGGTGGGGCCTAGCCGTTTCTAAAGGGAAAGGTTCCGGCATTTCAGCCCTTTTGTCTGGATGTAGAGCAG CCTCGGGTGTGTCCAAGAATACTCAGCTTGGTCCATGCCCGCAGACCCCCgaggagagagctgcagctgcaaagaaGTACATGATGAGGGTTGAGGACTATGAACCATACCCCGACAACGGCGAGGG ctttGGTGATTATCCAAAGTTGCCAGATAGATCTCAGCATGAGAGAGACCCCTGGTACGAGTGGGACCACCCTGATCTGAGGAGGAACTGGGGAGAGCCG ATGCACTGGAATTTTGACATGTTCGTCAGGAACCGTGTAGATACATCTCCCACTCCTGTGTCCTGGTCCTCAATGCGCAAACAACTGTTTGGTTTCATCGGGTTCATGTTGTTTATGTTCTACGTTGGGGAGAAATTCCCATCTTACCAACCTGTT GCACCGAAACAGTACCCCTATAATGACCTGTacctggagagaggaggagatccGGAAAAACAACCAGAGGAAGTCAAACATTATGAAATCTAA
- the sec31b gene encoding protein transport protein Sec31A isoform X1, whose product MRLKEIQRTAHQAWSPAGHHPIYLALGTSAQQLDASFNTTAALEIFEVDFSDPSLEMQLKGSLPTTNRLHSIVWVNFGMGADGTGGRLVGGSENGTLTVYNPEVIMSSGAEAVVGQSDKHTGPIRALDFNPFQSNLLASGANDSEIYIWDLNNFSSPMTPGAKTQPAEDISVVSWNRQVQHILASANPSGKAVVWDLRKNEPIIKISDHSNRMHCSGMLWHPDVATQLVLASEDDRLPVIQMWDLRFATSPLKVLENHTRGILSISWSQADSELLLSSAKDNRILCWNPNTGEVIYELPTTNQWCFDIQWCPRNPALLSAASFDGKITVYSVMGGSLKAEQQSTADKISSSFDSMDPFGTGQVLPPLQVPQPAVQDTIVPPLKKPPKWVRRPVGASFAFGGKLITFENPKLPPVQSPQPVPRQVFVSQVTTETEFLQRSRELQAALQSGSFSNYCQAKIQNAKSDAEQDIWKFLLVNFEDEARIKFLRLLGFSKDELEKKISKCLGKSFQHNGHGVDAKDLAEKMQRLSTERTEEATDARTSGSVSPADFFSHTPKENSNFQIPVSCDTDGLISQALLVGNFEGAVDLCLNDGRYAEAILLSISGGEELLKKTQQKYLSKQKNSISMLISSVVTQNWRDIVQSCELDNWKEALAALLTYAHPEDFARLCDTLGGRLEHERTEKRCLQACLCYICSGNIEKLVECWASHRDSSSPLGLEDLVEKVMMLRKSIERLRNSEVAVQSPILAEKLTRYAGILAAEGSLGTAMTYLPDNSEQPGIMMLRDRLFHAQGEAAVGQQPPNSFSRVNVSTAKPAPAAQTPAPKAQVMSQYQPSAPAQQQPPMPSVFTPQAAPTNTGPGLPPSSHVLPPNATRPAMRPSYPQHPAPAPGFLPHQPFQPQPMPIGRPSGFPPPGSSMPAANLSGPPLQPSSSTPGGLPPMPSPGVPPTSFMPSTSLPSGPMPPSSQPGAPVPMYPGGLHNQGPAPPMASGPYAPLGSGYPQGGPGAPAVKPFPAPAVAPPPTGPQEGWNDPPAVRGGPRKQKIPDNYTPPAPITAPVMGFPVEAPHPHDHAQVPPGAPQEPSVQLLQQLPAERVEQKEIPAEHMVLKSTFDSLVQRCQLAARDPQTKRKLDDAAKRLGYLYDKLREQSLSHSILNGLHEISRCVASQNYQRGLEVHTQVVSSSNFSEISAFMPILKVVMTIANKLGV is encoded by the exons ATGCGGCTGAAGGAGATCCAGAGGACTGCCCACCAGGCGTGGAGCCCTGCCGGACACCATCCTATCTACCTGGCCTTAGGGACATCAGCGCAACAGCTTGATGCCTCTTTCAACACCACAGCAGCCCTGGAGATATTTGAGGTGGATTTTTCTGACCCCTCACtggaaatgcagctcaaaggcTCATTACCCACAACAAACAG GTTGCACAGTATCGTGTGGGTGAATTTTGGAATGGGAGCAGATGGTACTGGAGGGAGACTGGTTGGTGGCAGTGAAAATGGCACATTAACTGTATATAACCCAGAGGTCATAATGAGCTCCGGAGCAGAGGCAGTAGTTGGAcagtctgacaaacacacaggaccCATTCGAGCACTTGATTTCAACCCCTTTCAG AGTAATCTCCTCGCATCAGGAGCAAATGATTCAGAGATTTATATCTGGGATCTGAACAACTTCAGCAGTCCGATGACACCAGGAGCAAAGACACAG CCAGCTGAAGACATCAGTGTTGTGTCCTGGAACAGGCAGGTTCAGCACATTTTGGCCTCTGCCAACCCCAGTGGGAAAGCAGTTGTGTGGGACCTGAGAAAGAACGAGCCCATCATCAAGATCAGTGACCACAGCAACAGG ATGCACTGTTCAGGAATGCTCTGGCACCCTGATGTGGCCACTCAGTTGGTGTTGGCCTCTGAAGACGACCGACTGCCAGTCATCCAGATGTGGGACCTCCGTTTTGCCACATCACCCCTTAAAGTCCTTGAGAATCACACAAG GGGAATTCTGTCCATATCCTGGAGCCAGGCTGACTCTGAGCTCCTGCTCAGTAGTGCTAAGGACAACCGGATCCTCTGCTGGAATCCAAACACCGGAGAG GTCATTTACGAGCTTCCAACAACAAACCAGTGGTGCTTTGATATCCAGTGGTGCCCCAGGAATCCAGCCCTGCTTTCAGCTGCCTCATTTGACGGGAAAATCACTGTCTACTCTGTGATGGGAGGGAGTTTGAAGGCTGAACAGCAAAGCACAGCCGATAAG ATATCCTCCTCATTTGATTCAATGGATCCCTTTGGCACAGGGCAGGTGCTGCCTCCCCTGCAAGTTCCTCAGCCTGCAGTGCAGGATACCATAGTTCCCCCTCTGAAGAAGCCACCTAAGTGGGTGCGCAGGCCAGTGGGGGCATCCTTTGCT ttTGGTGGAAAGCTGATAACCTTTGAGAATCCCAAGCTGCCTCCAGTGCAGAGCCCCCAGCCCGTCCCCAGACAAGTGTTTGTGAGCCAGGTTACCACGGAGACGGAGTTCCTCCAGCGCTCCAGGGAGCTGCAGGCGGCGCTGCAGTCGGGCTCCTTCAGCAACTACTGCCAGGCCAAGATTCAGAACGCCAAGTCAGACGCTGAGCAGGACATATGGAAGTTCCTTCTG GTAAACTTTGAGGATGAAGCCCGCATTAAGTTCCTCAGACTTTTGGGTTTCAGCAAAGATGAGTTGGAGAAAAAG ATTTCAAAATGCCTGGGGAAAAGTTTCCAGCACAATGGACATGGAGTAGATGCCAAAGATTTGGCAGAAAAGATGCAACGGCTCTCCACTGAG AGGACTGAAGAAGCAACTGATGCTAGAACCTCAGGTTCTGTTTCACCAGCAGACTTCTTTAGTCACACCCCAAAGGAAAACTCCAACTTCCAGATCCCTGTGTCATGTG ATACCGATGGTTTGATCAGCCAAGCGCTGCTGGTTGGTAACTTTGAGGGAGCTGTGGATCTGTGTCTGAATGATGGTCGTTACGCTGAAGCCATCCTGCTGTCTatcagtggaggagaggagctgctcAAGAAAACTCAGCAAAAATACCTTAGCAAGCAAAAGAACAGCATTTCAATG CTTATCTCTTCAGTGGTGACCCAGAACTGGAGAGACATAGTGCAAAGCTGTGAGTTGGACAACTGGAAGGAGGCTCTCGCTGCTCTTCTGACCTACGCTCACCCTGAAGATTTTGCCCGTCTGTGCG ACACCCTGGGAGGCCGCTTGGAGcatgagaggacagagaagcgCTGCCTGCAGGCCTGTCTGTGTTACATCTGTTCTGGGAATATTGAGAAGCTAGTGGAGTGCTGGGCCTCGCACAGAGACAGCTCCTCCCCTCTTGGGCTAGAG GACCTTGTCGAAAAAGTAATGATGCTGCGTAAGTCAATCGAACGCCTCCGCAACAGCGAGGTGGCAGTCCAGAGCCCCATCCTGGCCGAGAAGCTAACCCGCTACGCTGGCATACTGGCTGCAGAGGGCAGTCTGGGTACTGCCATGACCTACCTGCCTGACAACTCAGAGCAA CCTGGGATCATGATGCTGAGAGACAGGCTGTTCCACGCTCAGGGAGAGGCTGCCGTCGGACAGCAGCCTCCAAACTCCTTCAGCAGAGTCAATGTGTCCACAGCCAAGCCCGCTCCTGCTGCTCAGACTCCTGCACCAAAAGCACAAGTTATG agtcAGTACCAGCCTTCTGCTCCTGCCCAACAGCAGCCTCCTATGCCGTCGGTTTTTACCCCACAAGCTGCTCCAACCAACACCGGGCCTGGTCTGCCACCTTCTTCTCATGTGCTGCCGCCCAATGCGACCCGCCCTGCCATGAGGCCTTCATACCCCCAACatcctgctcctgctccag GTTTCCTTCCTCATCAGCCATTCCAGCCTCAGCCTATGCCCATTGGCAGACCCTCAGGCTTCCCTCCTCCAGGTTCTTCTATGCCAGCTGCTAACTTATCAGGACCCCCACTACAGCCTTCGTCATCGACCCCTGGAGGTCTGCCCCCCATGCCTAGCCCCGGGGTGCCACCGACAAGCTTCATGCCATCTACCTCTTTACCCTCAGGCCCCATGCCACCCAGCTCCCAACCGGGAGCACCGGTCCCCATGTACCCAGGGGGCCTCCACAACCAGGGCCCTGCACCCCCCATGGCATCTGGTCCCTATGCTCCTCTTGGATCAGGGTATCCGCAGGGAGGCCCAGGTGCTCCTGCTGTAAAGCCCTTCCCGGCCCCTGCTGTCGCTCCTCCTCCTACAG GACCTCAGGAAGGCTGGAATGACCCGCCAGCAGTACGAGGTGGACCCAGGAAGCAGAAG ATCCCTGATAACTACACTCCACCAGCCCCCATCACTGCTCCTGTGATGGGATTCCCGGTGGAGGCCCCTCATCCCCACGACCATGCCCAAGTTCCCCCAGGAGCCCCCCAGGAGCCCAGCGTGCAG ctcctccagcagctgccaGCAGAGAGGGTGGAGCAGAAAGAAATCCCAGCTGAACACATGGTCCTCAAATCCACCTTTGACAGCCTGGTGCAGCGCTGCCAGCTG
- the sec31b gene encoding protein transport protein Sec31A isoform X2 — MRLKEIQRTAHQAWSPAGHHPIYLALGTSAQQLDASFNTTAALEIFEVDFSDPSLEMQLKGSLPTTNRLHSIVWVNFGMGADGTGGRLVGGSENGTLTVYNPEVIMSSGAEAVVGQSDKHTGPIRALDFNPFQSNLLASGANDSEIYIWDLNNFSSPMTPGAKTQPAEDISVVSWNRQVQHILASANPSGKAVVWDLRKNEPIIKISDHSNRMHCSGMLWHPDVATQLVLASEDDRLPVIQMWDLRFATSPLKVLENHTRGILSISWSQADSELLLSSAKDNRILCWNPNTGEVIYELPTTNQWCFDIQWCPRNPALLSAASFDGKITVYSVMGGSLKAEQQSTADKISSSFDSMDPFGTGQVLPPLQVPQPAVQDTIVPPLKKPPKWVRRPVGASFAFGGKLITFENPKLPPVQSPQPVPRQVFVSQVTTETEFLQRSRELQAALQSGSFSNYCQAKIQNAKSDAEQDIWKFLLVNFEDEARIKFLRLLGFSKDELEKKISKCLGKSFQHNGHGVDAKDLAEKMQRLSTERTEEATDARTSGSVSPADFFSHTPKENSNFQIPVSCDTDGLISQALLVGNFEGAVDLCLNDGRYAEAILLSISGGEELLKKTQQKYLSKQKNSISMLISSVVTQNWRDIVQSCELDNWKEALAALLTYAHPEDFARLCDTLGGRLEHERTEKRCLQACLCYICSGNIEKLVECWASHRDSSSPLGLEDLVEKVMMLRKSIERLRNSEVAVQSPILAEKLTRYAGILAAEGSLGTAMTYLPDNSEQPGIMMLRDRLFHAQGEAAVGQQPPNSFSRVNVSTAKPAPAAQTPAPKAQVMSQYQPSAPAQQQPPMPSVFTPQAAPTNTGPGLPPSSHVLPPNATRPAMRPSYPQHPAPAPGFLPHQPFQPQPMPIGRPSGFPPPGSSMPAANLSGPPLQPSSSTPGGLPPMPSPGVPPTSFMPSTSLPSGPMPPSSQPGAPVPMYPGGLHNQGPAPPMASGPYAPLGSGYPQGGPGAPAVKPFPAPAVAPPPTGYFPWLQCDLQGDRVRVGYGIRVH, encoded by the exons ATGCGGCTGAAGGAGATCCAGAGGACTGCCCACCAGGCGTGGAGCCCTGCCGGACACCATCCTATCTACCTGGCCTTAGGGACATCAGCGCAACAGCTTGATGCCTCTTTCAACACCACAGCAGCCCTGGAGATATTTGAGGTGGATTTTTCTGACCCCTCACtggaaatgcagctcaaaggcTCATTACCCACAACAAACAG GTTGCACAGTATCGTGTGGGTGAATTTTGGAATGGGAGCAGATGGTACTGGAGGGAGACTGGTTGGTGGCAGTGAAAATGGCACATTAACTGTATATAACCCAGAGGTCATAATGAGCTCCGGAGCAGAGGCAGTAGTTGGAcagtctgacaaacacacaggaccCATTCGAGCACTTGATTTCAACCCCTTTCAG AGTAATCTCCTCGCATCAGGAGCAAATGATTCAGAGATTTATATCTGGGATCTGAACAACTTCAGCAGTCCGATGACACCAGGAGCAAAGACACAG CCAGCTGAAGACATCAGTGTTGTGTCCTGGAACAGGCAGGTTCAGCACATTTTGGCCTCTGCCAACCCCAGTGGGAAAGCAGTTGTGTGGGACCTGAGAAAGAACGAGCCCATCATCAAGATCAGTGACCACAGCAACAGG ATGCACTGTTCAGGAATGCTCTGGCACCCTGATGTGGCCACTCAGTTGGTGTTGGCCTCTGAAGACGACCGACTGCCAGTCATCCAGATGTGGGACCTCCGTTTTGCCACATCACCCCTTAAAGTCCTTGAGAATCACACAAG GGGAATTCTGTCCATATCCTGGAGCCAGGCTGACTCTGAGCTCCTGCTCAGTAGTGCTAAGGACAACCGGATCCTCTGCTGGAATCCAAACACCGGAGAG GTCATTTACGAGCTTCCAACAACAAACCAGTGGTGCTTTGATATCCAGTGGTGCCCCAGGAATCCAGCCCTGCTTTCAGCTGCCTCATTTGACGGGAAAATCACTGTCTACTCTGTGATGGGAGGGAGTTTGAAGGCTGAACAGCAAAGCACAGCCGATAAG ATATCCTCCTCATTTGATTCAATGGATCCCTTTGGCACAGGGCAGGTGCTGCCTCCCCTGCAAGTTCCTCAGCCTGCAGTGCAGGATACCATAGTTCCCCCTCTGAAGAAGCCACCTAAGTGGGTGCGCAGGCCAGTGGGGGCATCCTTTGCT ttTGGTGGAAAGCTGATAACCTTTGAGAATCCCAAGCTGCCTCCAGTGCAGAGCCCCCAGCCCGTCCCCAGACAAGTGTTTGTGAGCCAGGTTACCACGGAGACGGAGTTCCTCCAGCGCTCCAGGGAGCTGCAGGCGGCGCTGCAGTCGGGCTCCTTCAGCAACTACTGCCAGGCCAAGATTCAGAACGCCAAGTCAGACGCTGAGCAGGACATATGGAAGTTCCTTCTG GTAAACTTTGAGGATGAAGCCCGCATTAAGTTCCTCAGACTTTTGGGTTTCAGCAAAGATGAGTTGGAGAAAAAG ATTTCAAAATGCCTGGGGAAAAGTTTCCAGCACAATGGACATGGAGTAGATGCCAAAGATTTGGCAGAAAAGATGCAACGGCTCTCCACTGAG AGGACTGAAGAAGCAACTGATGCTAGAACCTCAGGTTCTGTTTCACCAGCAGACTTCTTTAGTCACACCCCAAAGGAAAACTCCAACTTCCAGATCCCTGTGTCATGTG ATACCGATGGTTTGATCAGCCAAGCGCTGCTGGTTGGTAACTTTGAGGGAGCTGTGGATCTGTGTCTGAATGATGGTCGTTACGCTGAAGCCATCCTGCTGTCTatcagtggaggagaggagctgctcAAGAAAACTCAGCAAAAATACCTTAGCAAGCAAAAGAACAGCATTTCAATG CTTATCTCTTCAGTGGTGACCCAGAACTGGAGAGACATAGTGCAAAGCTGTGAGTTGGACAACTGGAAGGAGGCTCTCGCTGCTCTTCTGACCTACGCTCACCCTGAAGATTTTGCCCGTCTGTGCG ACACCCTGGGAGGCCGCTTGGAGcatgagaggacagagaagcgCTGCCTGCAGGCCTGTCTGTGTTACATCTGTTCTGGGAATATTGAGAAGCTAGTGGAGTGCTGGGCCTCGCACAGAGACAGCTCCTCCCCTCTTGGGCTAGAG GACCTTGTCGAAAAAGTAATGATGCTGCGTAAGTCAATCGAACGCCTCCGCAACAGCGAGGTGGCAGTCCAGAGCCCCATCCTGGCCGAGAAGCTAACCCGCTACGCTGGCATACTGGCTGCAGAGGGCAGTCTGGGTACTGCCATGACCTACCTGCCTGACAACTCAGAGCAA CCTGGGATCATGATGCTGAGAGACAGGCTGTTCCACGCTCAGGGAGAGGCTGCCGTCGGACAGCAGCCTCCAAACTCCTTCAGCAGAGTCAATGTGTCCACAGCCAAGCCCGCTCCTGCTGCTCAGACTCCTGCACCAAAAGCACAAGTTATG agtcAGTACCAGCCTTCTGCTCCTGCCCAACAGCAGCCTCCTATGCCGTCGGTTTTTACCCCACAAGCTGCTCCAACCAACACCGGGCCTGGTCTGCCACCTTCTTCTCATGTGCTGCCGCCCAATGCGACCCGCCCTGCCATGAGGCCTTCATACCCCCAACatcctgctcctgctccag GTTTCCTTCCTCATCAGCCATTCCAGCCTCAGCCTATGCCCATTGGCAGACCCTCAGGCTTCCCTCCTCCAGGTTCTTCTATGCCAGCTGCTAACTTATCAGGACCCCCACTACAGCCTTCGTCATCGACCCCTGGAGGTCTGCCCCCCATGCCTAGCCCCGGGGTGCCACCGACAAGCTTCATGCCATCTACCTCTTTACCCTCAGGCCCCATGCCACCCAGCTCCCAACCGGGAGCACCGGTCCCCATGTACCCAGGGGGCCTCCACAACCAGGGCCCTGCACCCCCCATGGCATCTGGTCCCTATGCTCCTCTTGGATCAGGGTATCCGCAGGGAGGCCCAGGTGCTCCTGCTGTAAAGCCCTTCCCGGCCCCTGCTGTCGCTCCTCCTCCTACAG GATACTTTCCCTGGCTCCAGTGTGACCTTCAAGGTGACAGGGTTAGGGTTGGATATGGAATAAGAGTGCATTGA